One stretch of Syntrophobacterales bacterium DNA includes these proteins:
- a CDS encoding KamA family radical SAM protein → MARKGPLIQDTKKKHGQRIEGPISSQFSKLSRNEEGNSVTLPFIDSGEKLSEHLSLDQSVKADISRVSKLYPFRISRHYLSLIKKEAPLSCPIGRQAIPCVDELTGEGEVDPLNEKGSLITPVFIKRYPGRGVFLVSAECAMYCRYCNRRRLVGKEWNPVLFREETLDYLEKDKEIREVILSGGDPLMLASEELSYILSRLKRMGKAIIRVSTRLPVVCPERVTEAYYDLIRDNSPLWVVIHINHPNEISPEFTAVVRRLLRSGAVLVSQTVLLRGVNDCPHILARLFEELVSNGIKPYYLFQLDEVAGAYHFKVRLDRGMEIMRTLRKNISGLAMPYYALDISGGFGKVPLDHQYIKGKRHGVVTIESPLSGFGIYDDNGTESHCMSCHICRPVEPKI, encoded by the coding sequence ATGGCAAGGAAAGGCCCATTGATCCAAGACACAAAGAAGAAGCATGGGCAAAGAATAGAAGGGCCAATATCGTCCCAGTTCAGTAAGTTGTCGAGAAATGAGGAGGGTAATTCCGTTACCCTCCCCTTTATCGATAGTGGTGAAAAATTATCGGAACATCTATCGTTAGACCAATCGGTTAAAGCCGATATCAGTAGAGTCTCCAAATTATACCCTTTTAGAATTTCTAGGCATTATTTATCGCTTATAAAGAAAGAAGCGCCCCTGTCGTGTCCGATCGGGCGTCAGGCTATACCCTGCGTTGACGAACTTACCGGGGAAGGGGAAGTGGATCCCCTTAACGAAAAAGGCAGTCTTATTACGCCGGTCTTTATAAAACGATATCCCGGGAGAGGAGTATTTCTGGTGAGCGCCGAATGTGCCATGTATTGCAGGTATTGCAACAGGCGGCGTCTGGTCGGGAAGGAATGGAACCCGGTACTGTTCCGTGAGGAGACTCTCGATTATCTTGAAAAGGACAAGGAGATCAGGGAGGTAATCCTTTCGGGAGGAGATCCTTTGATGCTGGCGTCTGAAGAGTTGTCTTATATCCTTTCTAGACTGAAACGGATGGGTAAGGCGATTATACGCGTAAGCACGCGCCTCCCGGTAGTATGCCCCGAAAGGGTAACCGAAGCATACTATGATCTAATCAGAGATAACTCACCTTTATGGGTAGTCATCCATATAAACCATCCGAACGAGATATCTCCAGAGTTTACGGCTGTAGTACGACGATTGTTGAGGTCAGGAGCGGTTCTCGTGAGTCAAACCGTGCTGTTAAGGGGGGTGAACGATTGTCCTCACATCCTTGCCCGGCTTTTTGAAGAGCTTGTGAGTAACGGGATCAAGCCATATTATCTCTTCCAACTGGATGAAGTTGCAGGTGCGTACCATTTCAAGGTGAGGCTGGATAGAGGGATGGAGATAATGAGGACGCTCAGGAAAAATATTTCAGGCCTTGCCATGCCGTATTATGCCCTTGACATATCCGGAGGCTTTGGAAAGGTCCCACTGGATCACCAATATATAAAGGGAAAAAGACATGGTGTTGTCACAATAGAAAGTCCTTTGAGTGGATTTGGCATCTATGATGACAATGGAACGGAGAGCCATTGCATGAGTTGTCATATCTGTCGCCCTGTGGAACCGAAAATTTAG
- a CDS encoding lytic transglycosylase domain-containing protein, giving the protein MVMLLKLLILGMILFSPFSAYCAVYGYVDEEGVSHFTNITPIGKKYHTVISDKKGVMVSTGDFKGGKINNSLYDSLIARHSETHGVDPSLVKAVVKAESNFNPNAISQKGAQGLMQLMPNTAKLMKVGNPFDPDENIKGGARYLRYLEDTFGDLELTLAAYNAGPQKVIEHKMNIPPIEETRNFIKRVKYYYNKLKNPYEG; this is encoded by the coding sequence ATGGTGATGTTATTGAAGCTGCTCATATTGGGTATGATCCTTTTTTCCCCTTTCTCCGCCTATTGTGCCGTGTATGGTTACGTGGATGAAGAAGGTGTCTCTCATTTCACCAATATAACCCCGATCGGGAAAAAATACCATACAGTAATTTCAGATAAAAAAGGGGTGATGGTGTCGACCGGCGACTTCAAGGGCGGCAAGATCAATAATAGTCTTTACGACTCTCTTATCGCCCGGCATTCCGAGACTCATGGCGTCGATCCGTCGCTCGTAAAAGCGGTAGTAAAGGCGGAGTCCAATTTTAATCCCAACGCCATCTCACAAAAAGGAGCTCAGGGCTTGATGCAGCTTATGCCCAATACTGCGAAACTGATGAAGGTAGGTAACCCTTTCGATCCGGACGAGAATATAAAGGGCGGTGCCCGCTACCTGCGATACTTGGAAGATACTTTCGGAGACTTGGAGCTCACACTCGCAGCATATAATGCAGGCCCTCAAAAAGTTATAGAGCACAAGATGAACATTCCGCCCATAGAAGAGACACGGAATTTCATCAAGCGAGTAAAATACTATTATAACAAGCTGAAAAACCCATATGAAGGATAA
- the pgsA gene encoding CDP-diacylglycerol--glycerol-3-phosphate 3-phosphatidyltransferase, whose protein sequence is MKDKDEKTSVWTLPNRLSVVRILFIPVIIVFISTEDERFFFAACLLFIVAGITDGLDGFMARKMRLTTKLGLYLDPIADKLLVSSVLITLTFYRLVPLWVTIILVGREFLINGLRSFYAMEGIAIYPSFSGKLKTTFQIIGISCILFNVPEKSNYSMCDYLQYIGISCVDFNSSIRQIGLIIIYIALFFSILSAVNYTKAIFKPLPHDNKKDRT, encoded by the coding sequence ATGAAGGATAAGGATGAAAAGACATCTGTCTGGACACTGCCAAACAGATTGAGTGTAGTTCGAATCCTTTTCATCCCCGTAATAATCGTATTTATTTCTACCGAGGATGAAAGATTTTTTTTCGCTGCATGCCTTCTCTTTATTGTAGCGGGAATAACAGACGGCCTTGACGGGTTTATGGCTCGGAAAATGAGGCTCACTACCAAACTCGGTCTTTACCTTGATCCTATTGCCGATAAGCTCCTTGTCTCATCAGTTCTTATTACTTTGACGTTTTACAGACTCGTACCTCTGTGGGTCACCATTATTCTCGTTGGTAGAGAATTCCTTATAAACGGCCTCCGATCGTTTTACGCCATGGAGGGCATCGCCATTTATCCGTCTTTTTCCGGGAAACTAAAAACAACCTTTCAGATCATCGGGATCTCGTGTATATTATTTAATGTTCCGGAAAAAAGCAATTACAGCATGTGTGACTACCTCCAGTACATCGGTATCTCATGTGTCGACTTCAACAGTTCCATCCGTCAAATAGGTTTGATCATTATATACATCGCTCTCTTTTTCAGCATACTTTCAGCAGTGAACTACACGAAAGCAATTTTCAAGCCTCTGCCGCATGACAATAAGAAAGACAGGACATAA
- the pal gene encoding peptidoglycan-associated lipoprotein Pal: MKIRSFGIIVLALVLGTVLTGCGCFMQAQKGEEAPPPPPEVQAVAPEEAKVETPVASEPAPAPEAVMLKSINFDFDRYNIRPGDEAILKENEGWFKANPGKNVKIEGHCDERGTVEYNLVLGQKRADATKNYLVNLGIDDKILETVSYGKERPIDPRHKEEAWAKNRRANIVPVQ, encoded by the coding sequence ATGAAAATTAGATCGTTTGGCATTATTGTGTTAGCTCTTGTTCTTGGTACGGTCTTGACCGGCTGTGGTTGTTTTATGCAGGCCCAGAAAGGTGAGGAAGCGCCTCCACCTCCTCCAGAGGTACAAGCGGTTGCGCCTGAGGAGGCAAAGGTGGAAACCCCGGTAGCATCAGAACCAGCCCCTGCACCGGAGGCTGTAATGTTGAAAAGTATAAATTTTGATTTCGATAGATATAATATCAGACCCGGTGACGAAGCAATACTAAAAGAAAACGAGGGTTGGTTTAAGGCAAATCCCGGGAAGAATGTGAAAATCGAAGGGCACTGCGATGAGCGGGGCACTGTAGAGTACAACTTGGTTCTCGGACAGAAGAGAGCCGATGCGACCAAGAATTACCTTGTGAATCTCGGTATAGACGATAAAATTCTTGAGACTGTGAGTTATGGCAAGGAAAGGCCCATTGATCCAAGACACAAAGAAGAAGCATGGGCAAAGAATAGAAGGGCCAATATCGTCCCAGTTCAGTAA
- the rsmI gene encoding 16S rRNA (cytidine(1402)-2'-O)-methyltransferase, whose product MSGTLYVVATPIGNLKDITLRAIEVLGAVDFIVAEDRDRALKLLSHLDIRKQIISINSYSEERKAKEVCERIEDDKSAALITAAGTPCVSDPGRAVVNRCREAGIEVTAVPGPSAAVGALSISGLYTDRFLFYGFLPLKKGKKKKVLREMAQLPYAIILYESPRRVRETLLVAYEEMGDREAAVFKELTKVHEEVWRGTLGNLLVDFGEAELKGEYVLIVGGAATGNGRYSKDENRHP is encoded by the coding sequence TTGAGCGGAACGCTCTATGTAGTTGCCACACCGATAGGCAATCTGAAAGATATCACTCTGAGAGCCATTGAGGTTCTTGGGGCTGTGGATTTTATCGTAGCGGAAGATCGGGATCGCGCCCTTAAGCTTCTGAGTCATCTTGATATAAGAAAGCAGATTATTTCCATCAACAGTTACTCAGAAGAGAGAAAAGCAAAAGAAGTGTGTGAAAGGATCGAGGACGACAAATCGGCTGCACTCATAACAGCCGCCGGTACCCCATGCGTATCAGACCCTGGAAGGGCTGTGGTAAACCGGTGCCGCGAAGCAGGAATCGAAGTGACGGCTGTGCCCGGACCTTCAGCTGCAGTCGGGGCTCTCTCTATATCTGGCCTCTATACTGACAGATTCTTGTTCTACGGATTTCTTCCTTTGAAGAAAGGGAAGAAGAAGAAGGTTCTTAGAGAGATGGCTCAATTGCCTTATGCGATTATTCTTTACGAATCTCCCCGGAGGGTGAGAGAGACTCTTCTGGTTGCTTACGAGGAAATGGGAGATCGGGAGGCGGCAGTCTTCAAAGAACTCACCAAAGTCCACGAGGAGGTTTGGAGAGGCACGTTGGGAAACCTCCTCGTGGACTTTGGTGAAGCCGAGCTGAAAGGGGAGTATGTTCTTATTGTCGGCGGAGCTGCTACTGGGAATGGGAGATACAGTAAAGACGAGAATCGACATCCGTAA